One genomic window of Halogeometricum sp. S3BR5-2 includes the following:
- a CDS encoding MBL fold metallo-hydrolase, whose protein sequence is MRVTFLGTGSAMPLPDRAQTGLLVESGDRSLLVDCGSGVLGRLAGTETGYEGVGTVLLTHHHLDHVSDLLPLLKARWLAGETHLEVVGPAGTKRHLDGLLDVYDYMRDRVDLQVREVTSGSFEVGGFEVEATETRHSVDCLAYRFAGDGDGDGDEADSETGDFVFSGDSEAFEGLANFADGAAVLAHDCSFPDEVDVSNHPTPSQLGAALAGRDIDRVYLTHLYPHTEGKHEEMLASIARQYDGDVRFARDGLRFEV, encoded by the coding sequence ATGCGCGTCACCTTCCTCGGCACCGGAAGCGCGATGCCCCTCCCCGACCGGGCGCAGACCGGCCTCCTCGTCGAGTCCGGCGACCGCTCGCTCCTCGTCGACTGCGGCAGCGGCGTCCTCGGCCGCCTCGCCGGCACCGAGACGGGGTACGAGGGCGTCGGCACCGTCCTGCTCACCCACCACCACCTCGACCACGTCTCGGACCTCCTTCCCCTCTTGAAGGCGCGGTGGCTCGCCGGGGAGACGCACCTCGAAGTCGTCGGCCCGGCGGGCACGAAACGGCACCTCGACGGCCTCCTCGACGTCTACGACTACATGCGGGACCGCGTGGACCTGCAGGTCAGAGAGGTCACGTCGGGGTCGTTCGAGGTGGGCGGGTTCGAAGTGGAGGCGACGGAGACGCGCCACTCCGTAGACTGCCTGGCCTACCGGTTCGCTGGTGACGGTGACGGCGACGGCGACGAGGCGGACAGCGAGACGGGAGACTTCGTCTTCTCCGGCGACTCCGAGGCGTTCGAGGGCCTCGCCAACTTCGCGGACGGCGCGGCCGTCCTCGCGCACGACTGCTCGTTCCCCGACGAGGTGGACGTCTCGAACCACCCGACGCCGTCGCAGTTGGGCGCCGCCCTCGCCGGCCGCGATATCGACCGGGTCTACCTGACGCACCTCTACCCGCACACGGAAGGGAAACACGAGGAGATGCTGGCGTCGATTGCGAGGCAGTACGACGGCGACGTGCGCTTCGCGCGCGACGGCCTCCGATTCGAGGTCTGA
- a CDS encoding SLC13 family permease — protein MIQLGNSRTQRRLILFAIAVVGTALVAAGPSPEGLSVRGQYAMATMFFAGFLWVTGALPLAVTALAIPFVLTAFGVYASLDEALVGFADHLIFLFIAGFMLANALQKYDIDRRIALWIMSKMGSSPRRLVAAVMLATAFLSMWVSNTATTAMMTPIALGVLTQVLGRDEVAAAEADPDADFDADVAGDETRGESGTSSDTMSDGGAGVGSADLGDGAGEDSFTNIQISMLLGTAYAASVGGVGTLIGTPPNAILAAQLNEILGYEIGFAQWLLIGIPIVVVTLPLVWYLLTYHIYPPEIGNVESAREEAARYLEEEGELSTRGKRVAYIFAATAGLWVLGGLGDFVGPYLPAAWATTVFGGDGATVLGVEGHQGLLYYVMVGLAAIPVLVLADTMEWDELVDIDWGTILLFGGGIALADALAATGATDWIANSVFGSLTGAPIVLVVAAVVLLVIFLTEMTSNTATATIIVPILIGIGGVFASTLGLAEVSAAVFLSVSGAVAASFAFALPVATPPNAIVFGSGYIEQKHMMRAGVILNLVMTVVLTGLIWFMFQFVWPIVLW, from the coding sequence ATGATACAGCTGGGTAACTCGCGCACGCAGCGGCGGCTGATACTGTTCGCCATCGCGGTGGTCGGCACCGCGCTCGTCGCCGCCGGCCCCTCGCCGGAGGGGCTGTCGGTGAGGGGGCAGTACGCGATGGCGACCATGTTCTTCGCCGGGTTCCTCTGGGTGACCGGAGCGCTCCCCCTGGCCGTGACGGCGCTGGCGATACCGTTCGTGCTCACCGCGTTCGGGGTGTACGCGTCCTTGGACGAGGCGTTGGTCGGATTCGCGGACCACCTCATCTTCCTGTTCATCGCCGGCTTCATGCTGGCGAACGCGCTGCAGAAGTACGACATCGACCGCAGAATCGCGCTGTGGATCATGTCGAAGATGGGGTCGTCGCCGCGCCGACTCGTCGCGGCGGTGATGCTCGCCACGGCGTTCCTCTCGATGTGGGTGTCGAACACGGCGACGACGGCGATGATGACGCCCATCGCCCTCGGCGTCCTCACGCAGGTGCTCGGACGGGACGAAGTGGCCGCGGCCGAAGCCGACCCCGACGCGGACTTCGACGCCGACGTGGCCGGCGACGAGACGCGCGGGGAGTCCGGAACCTCCTCGGACACGATGTCCGACGGCGGCGCGGGCGTCGGGTCGGCCGACCTCGGCGACGGGGCCGGCGAGGACTCCTTTACGAACATTCAGATTTCGATGCTGCTCGGCACCGCCTACGCCGCCAGCGTCGGCGGCGTCGGCACGCTCATCGGCACGCCGCCGAACGCCATCCTCGCGGCGCAACTCAACGAGATTCTCGGCTACGAGATCGGCTTCGCGCAGTGGCTGCTCATCGGCATCCCCATCGTCGTCGTCACCCTTCCCCTCGTGTGGTACCTCCTCACGTACCACATCTACCCGCCGGAGATAGGGAACGTCGAGTCGGCCCGCGAGGAGGCCGCGCGCTACCTCGAAGAGGAGGGCGAACTGAGCACGCGCGGCAAGCGCGTCGCGTACATCTTCGCCGCGACGGCGGGACTGTGGGTGCTCGGCGGCCTCGGCGACTTCGTCGGCCCGTACCTCCCCGCGGCGTGGGCGACGACGGTGTTCGGCGGCGACGGCGCGACGGTGCTCGGCGTCGAGGGCCACCAGGGACTCCTCTACTACGTGATGGTCGGTCTCGCGGCGATTCCGGTCCTGGTCCTCGCGGACACGATGGAGTGGGACGAACTCGTCGACATCGACTGGGGCACCATCCTGCTGTTCGGCGGAGGTATCGCCCTCGCGGACGCCCTCGCGGCAACGGGCGCGACCGACTGGATAGCCAACTCGGTGTTCGGTTCCCTGACCGGCGCGCCCATCGTCCTCGTCGTCGCCGCCGTCGTCCTCCTCGTCATCTTCCTCACCGAGATGACCTCCAACACCGCGACGGCGACCATCATCGTCCCCATCCTCATCGGCATCGGCGGCGTCTTCGCCTCGACGCTCGGCCTCGCGGAGGTGTCGGCGGCCGTCTTCCTCTCCGTCTCCGGCGCCGTGGCGGCGAGTTTCGCCTTCGCGCTCCCGGTGGCGACGCCGCCGAACGCCATCGTGTTCGGGTCGGGCTACATCGAACAGAAGCACATGATGCGCGCCGGCGTCATCCTCAACCTCGTGATGACCGTCGTGCTGACGGGCCTCATCTGGTTCATGTTCCAGTTCGTCTGGCCCATTGTGTTGTGGTAG
- a CDS encoding ATP-dependent helicase codes for MSSGGRRLLREAASRAADGNESEGDEGPFAFDPETVPLADEGVLDRLEPAVREWWVDQFGRYVGGNGGFFTPPQREGIPLIDEGENALVCAPTGSGKTLASFTAILNDLFRRDREREEGLENSVYCLYVSPLKSLANDIHRNLTRPLEGIAERMGERGEEVSVRHAIRHGDTESSERQKMLETTPHILNTTPETLAILLNSPKFKEKLRTVEYVVVDEIHSLAENKRGTHLSVSLERLEEMCDSSPTRIGCSATVEPLSTMAEFLVGRDDSGEARDYEIVDTRFVRDFDVRLECPTDDLIDTPRGVVQEGFYDRLDELVRSHTNTLVFTNTRSGAERVLHNLREEYDGYDESNSGCHHGSLSKERRGEIESQLKAGELDVVTTSTSLELGIDMPHIDLVVQVGSPKSVASLLQRVGRAGHRLGQTVEGRVIALDRDELVECAVMLKKAEEGFVDRVFVPENAQDVAAQQVYGMAINAVRREEDVRATLRRAYPYRNFSDAEWERLLSYLTADYEGLEDKNVYAKVWRDTNDAPDGEHHYPEYDVGEHLLGKRGRMARVIYMTNIGTIPDSFTCDVVTRGGDEWVGQLDENYLDTLEKGDVFVLGGDRFAYRYRRGSKVHVDRTSDRPTVPSWFSERLPLSYDLGREIAAFQGELLDRLESGGAPGVRTWLREYPMDENSVRAVTRMFDEQVRYAGAESVATDGRLVVEEQLDRAAYRRHFYVHSNYGRRFNDGLSRLVAYRCAQRSNANVQVAVADNGFCLSMPLNRKVDVEAALRDVDPADVDADLRAAIDGTDLLKRYFRINAARSLMILKRYKGYEKTAAQQQVSSEMLLSFAQGLDSFAVMEETYREILEDKLNVAAVKDVLGDVRAGDIDVVSRTVDSPTPRAFGLATLTASDVVLAEDESEVLREFHARVLDEIEGEEPAVAAGEDRS; via the coding sequence ATGAGTAGCGGTGGTCGACGCCTCCTCCGCGAGGCGGCCTCGCGGGCGGCCGACGGGAACGAGAGCGAGGGCGACGAGGGGCCGTTCGCGTTCGACCCCGAGACCGTCCCGCTGGCCGACGAGGGCGTCCTCGACCGGTTGGAGCCCGCGGTCCGGGAGTGGTGGGTCGACCAGTTCGGCCGGTACGTCGGCGGCAACGGCGGCTTCTTCACCCCGCCGCAGCGGGAGGGTATCCCCCTCATCGACGAGGGGGAGAACGCCCTCGTCTGCGCGCCCACGGGGTCCGGCAAGACGCTCGCCTCCTTCACGGCCATCCTCAACGACCTCTTCCGCAGGGACCGAGAGCGCGAGGAGGGGTTGGAGAACTCCGTCTACTGTCTGTACGTCTCGCCGCTGAAGTCGCTCGCCAACGACATCCACCGGAACCTCACCCGACCGCTCGAAGGAATCGCCGAGCGAATGGGCGAACGGGGGGAGGAGGTATCGGTCAGACACGCCATCCGCCACGGCGACACCGAGAGCTCCGAGCGGCAGAAGATGCTGGAGACGACGCCGCACATCCTCAACACGACGCCGGAGACGCTCGCGATTCTCCTCAACTCCCCGAAGTTCAAGGAGAAACTCCGCACCGTCGAGTACGTCGTCGTCGACGAGATTCACAGTCTCGCGGAGAACAAGCGCGGGACGCACCTGTCGGTGTCCCTCGAACGACTGGAGGAGATGTGCGACTCCTCCCCCACCAGAATCGGCTGTTCGGCGACGGTCGAACCCCTCTCTACGATGGCGGAGTTTCTGGTCGGCCGGGACGATTCGGGCGAGGCACGCGACTACGAGATAGTCGACACGCGGTTCGTCCGCGACTTCGACGTGCGCTTGGAGTGTCCGACCGACGACCTCATCGACACGCCGCGCGGCGTCGTCCAGGAGGGGTTCTACGACCGTCTGGACGAACTCGTGCGGTCGCACACGAACACGCTCGTGTTCACGAACACGCGCTCCGGCGCCGAGCGCGTTCTGCACAATCTGAGAGAGGAGTACGACGGCTACGACGAGTCGAACTCGGGGTGTCACCACGGAAGCCTCTCGAAGGAGCGTCGGGGGGAGATAGAGTCCCAACTCAAGGCCGGCGAACTAGACGTGGTGACCACCTCCACGAGCCTCGAACTCGGTATCGACATGCCGCACATCGACCTCGTGGTGCAGGTCGGTTCCCCGAAGTCGGTCGCCTCTCTACTACAGCGAGTCGGCCGCGCGGGCCACCGCCTCGGCCAGACCGTCGAAGGGAGGGTCATCGCCCTCGACAGGGACGAGTTGGTCGAGTGCGCGGTGATGCTGAAGAAGGCCGAGGAGGGGTTCGTCGACCGGGTGTTCGTCCCCGAGAACGCCCAGGACGTGGCCGCACAGCAGGTCTACGGAATGGCCATCAACGCGGTGCGGCGCGAGGAGGACGTGCGGGCGACGCTCCGGCGGGCGTATCCGTATCGGAACTTCTCCGACGCCGAGTGGGAGCGACTGCTGTCCTACCTGACGGCCGACTACGAGGGTCTCGAGGACAAGAACGTCTACGCGAAGGTGTGGCGCGACACCAACGACGCCCCCGACGGCGAGCACCACTACCCGGAGTACGACGTCGGCGAGCACCTCCTCGGCAAGCGCGGACGGATGGCGCGCGTCATCTACATGACGAACATCGGCACCATCCCCGACTCGTTCACCTGCGACGTGGTGACGCGGGGGGGCGACGAGTGGGTCGGGCAGTTGGACGAGAACTACCTCGACACCCTGGAGAAGGGGGACGTGTTCGTCCTCGGCGGCGACCGCTTCGCCTACCGCTACCGGCGCGGGTCGAAGGTGCACGTCGACCGGACGAGCGACCGGCCGACGGTGCCGTCGTGGTTCTCCGAGCGCCTGCCTCTCTCCTACGACCTCGGCCGCGAGATAGCCGCGTTCCAGGGCGAACTCCTCGACCGACTGGAGTCGGGCGGCGCGCCCGGCGTGCGGACGTGGCTCAGGGAGTACCCGATGGACGAGAACAGCGTCCGCGCCGTCACCCGGATGTTCGACGAGCAGGTGCGCTACGCCGGCGCCGAGAGCGTCGCCACCGACGGCCGACTCGTCGTCGAGGAGCAGTTGGACCGCGCGGCGTACCGCCGACATTTCTACGTCCACTCGAACTACGGGCGGCGGTTCAACGACGGCCTCTCGCGCCTCGTCGCCTACCGCTGCGCCCAGCGGTCGAACGCGAACGTTCAGGTGGCCGTCGCGGACAACGGCTTCTGCCTCTCGATGCCGCTGAACCGGAAGGTGGACGTGGAGGCCGCCCTCCGCGACGTCGACCCGGCGGACGTGGACGCGGACCTGCGCGCCGCCATCGACGGCACCGACCTGCTGAAGCGCTACTTCCGCATCAACGCCGCGCGCTCGCTGATGATTCTGAAGCGCTACAAGGGCTACGAGAAGACCGCGGCCCAACAGCAGGTGTCCTCCGAGATGCTGCTGTCGTTCGCGCAGGGACTCGACTCCTTCGCCGTGATGGAGGAGACGTACCGCGAGATTCTGGAGGACAAGCTGAACGTCGCCGCGGTGAAGGACGTGCTCGGCGACGTCCGGGCGGGCGATATCGACGTCGTCTCGCGCACCGTCGACTCCCCCACGCCGCGGGCGTTCGGCCTCGCGACGCTCACCGCCAGCGACGTGGTGCTCGCCGAGGACGAGAGCGAGGTGCTGCGGGAGTTCCACGCCCGCGTGCTGGACGAGATAGAGGGAGAGGAGCCGGCAGTGGCCGCCGGTGAGGACCGTTCTTAG
- a CDS encoding AAA domain-containing protein, translated as MNLRGRLVEVGDEREVETQYGTRSLAEMSLRPEGGDVDAPDATVRMTLWGKWTHTADLAETGMDLLVTDAEESEYRGETTYSTSKESYVVLEPDFLVDVTDVRSWVQCPRMYYLNKLSGIPLNYPVVKGTVVHEVFGDLLRGRDLEDSIDERVAEAGLQLGLLGYDAEEVRDEVRRNAAAIEGWLAQGTLTEEDGWRSEYTLISPTFGIKGRADALRRGMPVELKTGKNLKRDPRFQDKIQAAAYALVLAERGVPADTATLLYTKNTALERNEESGDLSPAKEFSIGKGLLDFVVRKRNEIAAMEFDFSVPTGFEADAKCEYCFEQDTCMVVSGRLNQESKAGQIGKSLPEDEREYFDRLYRAIEEERRETHKEYRKLWEQSAEERADDDRALIDLDYLDKREIEGGRWELRARRPDGAVSKLREGDICLASDGDPVGGHAELCRIRELGDEVVVTADEPVELRRLDVYPSEISVSRMLTAVHDALLKGSEERKDVLFGRRDPEFSNRSAETYVDNNEAQNRAVRLAVDADDAALVHGPPGTGKTHTIARTVRALLDDGQRVLLSAFTNRAVDNALEALREQGVSEIVRVGTENGVREDMMDLRLETAGEPNDRAAELNGAPVVAATTSSCGSRMMREQSFDVALVDEASQLTEPSTLAAVNLADRFVLVGDHQQLPPVVRAENDLQKSLFERLVDRYPEASVMLDRQYRMSQRIQAFSSAEFYGGALRPASGEVAAQRLSDLGVAESDLPEVLRDPVSFVDPGGSRVGNTNPREADRVAELVDAYVAAGVDPDDIGVIAPFRAQVAEISERTDVTVDTVDRFQGSSKEVILVSFVATGTLDGPIFEDHRRTNVALTRAKKALVLVGDADALASDPFYARMLDWARR; from the coding sequence GTGAACCTCCGCGGCCGTCTCGTCGAGGTGGGCGACGAACGAGAAGTGGAGACGCAGTACGGGACGCGGTCGCTCGCGGAGATGTCGCTCCGCCCCGAGGGGGGAGACGTCGACGCGCCGGACGCGACCGTTCGGATGACGCTCTGGGGGAAGTGGACCCACACCGCCGACCTCGCCGAGACCGGTATGGACCTCCTCGTTACGGACGCCGAGGAGTCCGAGTATCGGGGAGAGACGACCTACTCCACCTCGAAGGAGTCGTACGTCGTCCTCGAACCCGACTTCCTCGTCGACGTAACGGACGTGCGCTCGTGGGTGCAGTGCCCGCGGATGTACTACCTGAACAAACTCTCGGGCATCCCGCTGAACTACCCCGTCGTGAAGGGGACCGTCGTCCACGAGGTGTTCGGCGACCTGTTGCGGGGGCGGGACCTCGAAGACTCTATCGACGAACGCGTCGCCGAGGCGGGCCTGCAACTCGGCCTCCTCGGCTACGACGCCGAGGAGGTGCGAGACGAGGTGCGGCGCAACGCGGCGGCCATCGAGGGCTGGTTGGCGCAGGGGACCCTCACAGAAGAGGACGGGTGGCGCTCGGAGTACACGCTCATCTCGCCGACGTTCGGAATCAAGGGGCGCGCGGACGCCCTCCGGCGCGGGATGCCCGTGGAGTTGAAGACGGGCAAGAACCTCAAGCGCGACCCGCGGTTTCAGGACAAGATTCAGGCCGCCGCGTACGCCCTCGTCCTCGCCGAACGCGGCGTCCCCGCCGACACGGCGACGCTTCTGTACACCAAGAACACCGCCCTCGAACGCAACGAGGAGTCCGGCGACCTCTCGCCCGCGAAGGAGTTCTCGATAGGGAAGGGCCTCCTCGACTTCGTCGTCCGCAAGCGCAACGAGATAGCCGCGATGGAGTTCGACTTCTCGGTGCCGACGGGGTTCGAGGCCGACGCGAAGTGCGAGTACTGCTTCGAGCAGGACACCTGCATGGTCGTCTCCGGGCGTCTGAACCAGGAGTCGAAGGCGGGCCAAATCGGTAAATCGCTCCCCGAAGACGAACGCGAGTACTTCGACCGGCTCTACCGCGCCATCGAGGAGGAGCGACGCGAGACGCACAAGGAGTACCGCAAACTGTGGGAGCAGTCCGCCGAGGAACGCGCCGACGACGACAGGGCTCTCATCGACCTGGACTACCTCGACAAGCGCGAAATCGAGGGCGGCCGCTGGGAACTCCGTGCGCGGCGGCCCGACGGCGCGGTGTCGAAACTCCGCGAGGGCGACATCTGCCTGGCCAGCGACGGCGACCCGGTGGGCGGGCACGCCGAACTCTGTCGCATCCGCGAACTCGGCGACGAGGTGGTCGTCACGGCGGACGAACCGGTCGAACTCCGCCGTCTCGACGTCTACCCCTCCGAGATATCCGTCTCGCGGATGCTCACCGCCGTCCACGACGCCCTGCTGAAGGGTTCGGAGGAGCGCAAGGACGTGCTGTTCGGCCGGCGCGACCCCGAGTTCTCCAATCGCAGCGCCGAGACGTACGTCGACAACAACGAGGCGCAGAACCGGGCCGTGCGACTCGCCGTCGACGCCGACGACGCCGCCCTCGTCCACGGCCCGCCGGGGACGGGTAAGACGCACACCATCGCGCGCACCGTCCGCGCCCTCCTCGACGACGGTCAGCGGGTCCTCCTCTCGGCGTTCACGAACCGGGCCGTCGACAACGCCCTGGAGGCCCTCCGCGAACAGGGAGTGTCGGAAATCGTCCGCGTCGGCACCGAGAACGGCGTCCGCGAGGACATGATGGACCTCCGTCTGGAGACGGCGGGCGAACCGAACGACCGCGCGGCGGAACTGAACGGCGCGCCCGTCGTCGCCGCCACTACCTCCTCCTGCGGGTCGCGGATGATGCGCGAGCAGTCCTTCGACGTGGCCCTCGTCGACGAGGCGTCGCAGTTGACCGAACCCAGTACGCTCGCGGCCGTCAACCTCGCCGACCGGTTCGTCCTCGTCGGCGACCACCAGCAGTTGCCGCCGGTCGTTCGGGCGGAGAACGACCTACAGAAATCGCTGTTCGAGCGACTCGTCGACCGCTACCCCGAGGCGTCGGTGATGTTGGACCGCCAGTACCGCATGAGCCAGCGCATCCAGGCGTTCTCCTCGGCGGAGTTCTACGGCGGGGCGCTCAGGCCCGCGAGCGGCGAGGTGGCCGCGCAACGGCTCTCCGACCTCGGCGTCGCGGAGTCCGATTTACCAGAAGTACTCCGCGACCCCGTGTCGTTCGTCGACCCCGGCGGGTCGCGCGTCGGCAACACGAACCCGAGAGAGGCCGACCGGGTGGCCGAACTCGTCGACGCCTACGTCGCCGCCGGCGTCGACCCCGACGACATCGGCGTCATCGCGCCGTTCCGCGCGCAGGTCGCGGAGATAAGCGAGCGGACCGACGTCACCGTCGACACCGTCGACCGCTTTCAGGGCTCCTCGAAGGAGGTGATTCTCGTCTCCTTCGTCGCCACCGGGACGCTCGACGGCCCCATCTTCGAGGACCACCGCCGAACCAACGTCGCCCTCACGCGCGCGAAGAAGGCGCTCGTCCTCGTCGGCGACGCCGACGCCCTCGCCTCGGACCCCTTCTACGCGCGGATGCTCGACTGGGCGCGGCGGTGA
- a CDS encoding tautomerase family protein: protein MPLLQFDTSVEASAEERERFTAAVTDLYAEEMATTTGHVAVVIREHPPANLSLGRAEEGPLCLLSADIREGRSFERKRSFALAAMELAAERFSIPEANLKVSFTEHAGEELMGVDRVGGEWSEGESESESDSD from the coding sequence ATGCCGTTGCTCCAGTTCGACACGTCGGTTGAGGCGAGCGCCGAGGAGAGAGAGCGGTTCACCGCGGCGGTGACCGACCTGTACGCCGAGGAGATGGCGACGACGACGGGGCACGTCGCCGTGGTGATACGCGAGCACCCCCCGGCGAACCTCTCCTTGGGTCGCGCCGAGGAGGGGCCGCTGTGTCTTCTGAGCGCCGATATCAGGGAGGGGCGGTCGTTCGAGCGCAAGCGGTCGTTCGCACTGGCGGCGATGGAACTGGCGGCCGAGCGGTTCTCGATACCCGAGGCGAACCTGAAGGTGTCGTTCACCGAGCACGCCGGCGAGGAACTGATGGGCGTCGACCGGGTGGGCGGGGAGTGGTCGGAGGGCGAGTCCGAGTCCGAGTCCGACTCCGACTGA
- the mvk gene encoding mevalonate kinase, with the protein MTVSSAPGKVYLFGEHAVVYGEPAVPCAVERRATVSVDAREDDRVRVTAPDLSLDGFTVEYGGDGDDRPDVNVAQGLVEAGIAYVAAAVEQARDAADAPSAGFDVTVESDIPLGAGLGSSAAVVVAGIDAATRELGAPLDPEEVAERAYRAEHDVQDGQASRADTFCCAVGGAVRVEGDDCRRIDAPNLPFVVGFDGGAGDTGKLVAGVRSLREEYDFAADTVGSIGDLVRKGESVLAEADPTDDPPESVLAELGRLMDFDHGLLEALGVSSRSLDNMVWSAREAGAHGAKLTGAGGGGCIVALDRTEETETALRFTPECEDAFRAELARGGVRVEEE; encoded by the coding sequence ATGACCGTTTCGAGCGCCCCCGGGAAGGTGTACCTGTTCGGGGAGCACGCAGTCGTCTACGGCGAACCGGCGGTGCCCTGCGCCGTCGAACGCCGGGCGACCGTCTCCGTCGACGCCCGCGAGGACGACCGGGTCCGCGTCACCGCCCCCGACCTGAGCCTCGACGGCTTCACCGTCGAGTACGGCGGCGACGGCGACGACAGACCCGACGTGAACGTCGCGCAGGGACTCGTCGAGGCCGGCATCGCCTACGTCGCCGCGGCCGTCGAACAGGCCCGAGACGCCGCCGACGCCCCGAGCGCCGGCTTCGACGTCACGGTCGAGAGCGACATCCCCCTCGGCGCCGGACTCGGCTCCTCGGCGGCCGTCGTCGTCGCCGGCATCGACGCCGCGACGCGCGAACTCGGCGCGCCCTTGGACCCCGAGGAGGTGGCCGAACGCGCCTACCGCGCGGAGCACGACGTGCAGGACGGGCAGGCCTCCCGCGCGGACACGTTCTGCTGCGCCGTCGGCGGCGCCGTCCGCGTCGAGGGCGACGACTGCCGGCGCATCGACGCGCCGAACCTCCCGTTCGTCGTCGGCTTCGACGGCGGCGCGGGCGACACGGGGAAACTCGTCGCCGGCGTCCGGTCGCTCCGCGAGGAGTACGACTTCGCCGCCGACACCGTCGGGAGCATCGGCGATTTGGTCAGGAAGGGCGAGTCGGTGCTCGCGGAAGCGGACCCGACCGACGACCCGCCGGAGTCGGTGCTGGCCGAACTCGGCCGCCTGATGGACTTCGACCACGGCCTCTTGGAGGCGCTCGGCGTCTCCTCGCGTTCGCTGGACAACATGGTCTGGTCGGCCCGCGAGGCGGGCGCACACGGCGCGAAACTCACCGGCGCGGGCGGCGGGGGCTGTATCGTCGCCCTCGACCGGACCGAGGAGACCGAGACGGCACTTCGGTTCACGCCGGAGTGCGAGGACGCGTTCCGCGCCGAACTCGCGCGCGGCGGGGTTCGGGTGGAGGAGGAATGA
- a CDS encoding DUF6789 family protein, which translates to MSRRQTPMSRPEADSQGQLLGIRQAALGAAAGLAGMAVMLPLLGVAWLLGAFELSAVAGLASIVGLGESFLLGAVIFVGGGMTTIPLLFASLAVFMPGESMGTKGAVFNAIVWTGFAVAFWSEQTGLTLALYLLLTLAAHVGYGYVLGTVYGRYATIPVYDV; encoded by the coding sequence ATGTCGCGGAGACAGACGCCGATGTCCCGACCGGAGGCCGACTCGCAGGGGCAACTGCTCGGGATCAGACAGGCGGCGCTGGGAGCGGCGGCCGGACTCGCGGGGATGGCGGTGATGCTCCCGCTTCTCGGCGTCGCGTGGCTGCTCGGGGCGTTCGAACTCTCGGCTGTGGCCGGTCTGGCGAGCATCGTCGGACTCGGCGAGAGCTTCCTGCTCGGCGCGGTAATCTTCGTCGGCGGCGGGATGACGACGATTCCGCTCCTGTTCGCCTCGCTGGCGGTGTTCATGCCGGGCGAGAGCATGGGAACGAAGGGCGCCGTCTTCAACGCCATCGTCTGGACCGGGTTCGCCGTCGCCTTCTGGTCCGAGCAGACCGGTCTGACGCTGGCGCTGTACCTCCTGTTGACGCTCGCCGCGCACGTCGGCTACGGCTACGTCCTCGGCACCGTCTACGGCCGCTACGCGACCATCCCGGTCTACGACGTCTGA
- a CDS encoding isopentenyl phosphate kinase: MTTTTVLKLGGSVLTDKSAPETVDDGALDDAVGAVAEALAGDGDGADAPRLVLVHGGGSFGHHHAARHGVSDTDGTRDAEAAFAVHDAMRRLNDAVVTRLHEAGVDALPVHPLSAATRDSEARLSLPLGPTATMLEEGFVPVVQADMVAQAGSGTTVLSGDELVTTLARGLDADRVGLCSTVPGVLDADDAVISEITAFEEVSDVLGGSDATDVTGGMAAKVRALLDLGAPAHVFGPDALADFLAGEDAGTVIRG, encoded by the coding sequence ATGACGACCACCACCGTCCTCAAACTCGGCGGGAGCGTCCTCACCGACAAGTCCGCCCCGGAGACCGTCGACGACGGCGCCCTCGACGACGCCGTCGGGGCGGTGGCCGAGGCGCTGGCGGGCGACGGCGACGGGGCGGACGCCCCACGTCTCGTCCTCGTCCACGGCGGCGGGAGCTTCGGCCACCACCACGCCGCCAGACACGGCGTCAGCGACACCGACGGCACGCGCGACGCCGAGGCGGCCTTCGCCGTCCACGACGCGATGCGACGGCTGAACGACGCCGTGGTGACCCGACTGCACGAGGCGGGCGTCGACGCCCTCCCGGTCCACCCGCTCTCGGCGGCGACGCGGGACTCGGAGGCCCGTCTCTCGCTTCCCCTCGGCCCGACGGCGACGATGCTGGAGGAAGGGTTCGTCCCCGTCGTGCAGGCCGATATGGTCGCACAGGCGGGCTCAGGAACGACGGTGCTGAGCGGCGACGAACTCGTGACGACGCTCGCGCGCGGCCTCGACGCCGACCGGGTGGGACTGTGTTCGACGGTGCCGGGCGTCCTCGACGCCGACGACGCGGTGATTTCGGAGATAACGGCGTTCGAGGAGGTCAGCGACGTGTTGGGCGGCAGCGACGCGACGGACGTGACCGGCGGGATGGCCGCGAAGGTGCGCGCCCTCCTCGACCTCGGCGCGCCGGCGCACGTGTTCGGCCCCGACGCCCTCGCGGATTTCCTGGCCGGCGAGGACGCGGGGACCGTAATTCGCGGGTAG